One genomic region from Gemmobacter aquarius encodes:
- a CDS encoding S41 family peptidase: protein MKKFVMAALGGTVAGALLTTQVAGPLIAQEAEKSTSVYEQLDLFGDIFERVRGQYVEEVDSEKLIQAAINGMLTSLDPHSSYMAPDDFADMQVQTRGEFGGLGIEVTQEEGYIKVVSPMDGTPADKAGIKAGDFITQVNGESTMGLNLDEAVDKMRGPVGSEIILTIVREGTEDPFDVSLIRDTIKVTAVKGRTVGQTVVLRVSTFNDQTTPGLEAELKKGVEALGGLDNVEGFVIDLRNNPGGLLTEAINVSDAFLEKGEIVSTRGRNPQDGERFNATPGDLTKGKPVVVLINGGSASASEIVTGALQDHHRAIVVGTKSFGKGSVQTVVPLRGQGAMRLTTARYYTPSGRSIQALGVMPDIVVNQPKAVDPATEAGPEVNAQGGRTEADLRGILSNDSMTEDERKLLEEERAKVEEAAKLRDEDYQLAYAVDIIHGLSTVAQAQQP, encoded by the coding sequence ATGAAGAAGTTTGTGATGGCCGCGCTGGGCGGCACCGTTGCCGGCGCGCTTTTGACGACGCAGGTCGCCGGTCCGCTGATCGCCCAGGAAGCCGAAAAGAGCACCTCGGTTTACGAGCAGCTTGACCTGTTTGGCGACATCTTCGAGCGGGTGCGCGGGCAATATGTCGAGGAGGTGGACAGCGAAAAGCTGATCCAGGCGGCAATCAACGGGATGCTGACATCGCTCGACCCGCATTCGAGCTATATGGCGCCCGACGATTTTGCCGACATGCAGGTGCAGACGCGGGGTGAATTCGGCGGCCTTGGCATCGAGGTGACGCAGGAAGAGGGCTATATCAAGGTCGTCTCGCCCATGGACGGCACGCCTGCCGACAAGGCCGGGATCAAGGCGGGCGATTTCATCACGCAGGTCAACGGCGAAAGCACGATGGGGCTGAACCTTGACGAGGCCGTGGACAAGATGCGCGGGCCTGTCGGTTCGGAGATCATCCTGACCATCGTGCGCGAGGGGACCGAAGACCCGTTCGACGTGTCGCTGATCCGCGACACGATCAAGGTGACGGCGGTCAAGGGCCGCACGGTCGGTCAGACAGTTGTGCTGCGGGTGTCGACGTTCAACGACCAGACGACTCCGGGCCTCGAGGCCGAGTTGAAGAAGGGTGTCGAAGCACTGGGCGGGCTGGACAACGTGGAAGGCTTCGTCATCGATCTTCGCAACAATCCGGGCGGTTTGCTGACCGAAGCGATCAACGTGTCGGACGCTTTCCTTGAAAAGGGCGAGATCGTTTCGACGCGGGGCCGCAACCCGCAGGACGGCGAGCGGTTCAACGCGACGCCGGGCGATCTGACCAAGGGCAAGCCTGTGGTGGTGCTGATCAACGGCGGGTCGGCATCGGCGTCGGAAATCGTGACGGGGGCCTTGCAGGACCATCACCGCGCCATCGTGGTGGGCACCAAGAGCTTTGGCAAAGGGTCGGTGCAGACCGTGGTGCCGCTGCGCGGGCAGGGCGCGATGCGCCTGACCACGGCGCGGTATTACACGCCGTCGGGCCGGTCGATCCAGGCTTTGGGGGTGATGCCGGATATCGTGGTGAACCAGCCGAAGGCCGTCGATCCGGCGACCGAAGCCGGACCCGAGGTCAACGCGCAAGGCGGGCGGACCGAGGCCGATCTGCGTGGCATCCTGTCGAACGATTCGATGACCGAGGACGAGCGCAAGTTGCTGGAAGAGGAACGCGCCAAGGTGGAAGAGGCGGCCAAGCTGCGCGACGAGGATTACCAGCTTGCCTATGCCGTCGACATCATCCACGGGCTGTCGACCGTGGCGCAGGCCCAGCAGCCGTGA
- a CDS encoding RNA pyrophosphohydrolase, which translates to MTLSDLPYRPCVGIVLINAKGEIFAGQRLDSTAEAWQMPQGGIDPGEKPREAALRELWEETGVTADLVEFVAKTEDWVTYDLPPDLLGKVWGGKYRGQRQKWFLFRFLGSDDAIRIATEHPEFSRWRWIGADEMVAAIVPFKRSVYEQVVVAFRPYLA; encoded by the coding sequence ATGACCTTATCCGACCTGCCCTATCGCCCCTGCGTGGGGATTGTTCTTATCAATGCGAAGGGCGAGATTTTCGCAGGCCAGCGGCTGGATTCGACTGCCGAGGCCTGGCAGATGCCGCAGGGCGGGATCGATCCGGGCGAAAAGCCGCGCGAGGCGGCGTTGCGCGAGTTGTGGGAAGAAACCGGTGTCACCGCCGATCTGGTCGAATTCGTCGCCAAGACCGAGGATTGGGTGACCTATGACCTGCCGCCGGACTTGCTGGGCAAGGTCTGGGGCGGCAAGTATCGCGGACAGCGGCAAAAGTGGTTCCTGTTCCGCTTTCTGGGTTCGGACGACGCGATACGCATTGCCACCGAGCACCCAGAGTTCAGCCGCTGGCGCTGGATCGGCGCCGACGAGATGGTTGCCGCGATCGTGCCGTTCAAGCGGTCGGTCTATGAGCAGGTGGTCGTGGCGTTCCGGCCCTATCTGGCCTGA
- a CDS encoding LLM class flavin-dependent oxidoreductase, translating into MQIELGLDTFGDTSFGPDGQLKPHDQVLRDVVAQGVLADELGVHFLGLGEHHRADFAISSPEILLAAIAAKTSRIRLGSAVTVLSSDDPVRVFQRFSTLNAISDGRAEVILGRGSFTESFPLFGYALDDYERLFEEKLDLFARLVRDETVTWSGQTRAPLTAQKVFPTLGAGLQVWVGVGGSPESVVRVVRQDLQMMLAIIGGDPRRFKPYVDLYHRACAQLGRRAKPIGIHSPGHVAATDELAAEQLWPHYKAMFDRIGAERGWPSVTPERFMDEVTQGSLYVGAPETVARKIARAMSDLGVTRFDMKYATGPMPHETLLEGIRLYGEKVIPLVQDLLATPATTR; encoded by the coding sequence ATGCAGATCGAACTCGGCCTCGACACCTTCGGTGACACCTCCTTCGGTCCCGACGGGCAGCTGAAACCGCATGATCAGGTGTTGCGCGATGTGGTCGCCCAAGGCGTCCTCGCCGACGAGTTGGGCGTGCATTTCCTTGGCCTTGGCGAACATCACCGCGCGGATTTCGCGATCTCCTCGCCCGAAATCCTCCTCGCCGCCATCGCCGCCAAGACAAGCCGCATCCGCCTCGGCTCGGCGGTCACCGTGCTTTCGTCCGACGATCCTGTCCGCGTCTTCCAGCGGTTTTCCACGCTCAACGCCATCTCGGACGGCCGGGCCGAGGTGATCCTCGGGCGTGGCTCCTTCACCGAAAGCTTCCCGCTCTTCGGCTATGCGCTCGACGATTACGAACGGCTGTTCGAAGAAAAGCTCGACCTCTTCGCCCGCCTCGTGCGCGATGAAACCGTCACATGGTCCGGCCAAACCCGCGCGCCCCTCACCGCGCAAAAGGTCTTTCCCACCCTTGGCGCAGGGCTTCAGGTCTGGGTCGGCGTGGGCGGCAGCCCCGAATCGGTCGTACGGGTGGTGCGGCAGGACCTGCAGATGATGCTCGCCATCATCGGCGGCGACCCGCGCCGCTTCAAACCCTATGTCGATCTCTACCACCGCGCCTGCGCCCAGCTTGGCCGCCGTGCAAAGCCCATCGGCATCCACTCTCCCGGCCATGTCGCCGCCACCGACGAACTCGCCGCCGAACAGCTCTGGCCGCATTACAAGGCGATGTTCGACCGCATAGGCGCCGAGCGCGGCTGGCCCTCCGTCACCCCCGAACGCTTCATGGACGAGGTGACCCAAGGCTCGCTCTATGTCGGCGCACCCGAAACCGTGGCCCGCAAGATCGCCAGGGCCATGTCAGACCTCGGCGTCACCCGCTTCGACATGAAATACGCCACCGGCCCCATGCCACATGAAACCCTGCTCGAAGGCATCCGCCTCTATGGCGAAAAAGTCATCCCGCTGGTGCAAGACCTTCTCGCCACTCCCGCCACAACCCGCTGA
- a CDS encoding NYN domain-containing protein, whose amino-acid sequence MPEPRAPRLAVLIDADNVPSGYAEAIFEEIAGLGEASVRRIYGDWSAQRLGGWAKKVAALGLVADQQFSNTKGKNASDIGLVIAAMDFLHSGLFDGFVLVSSDSDFTRLAARIREQGLDVFGIGEKKTPEAFRQACKRFIYVENLGSPDEPEPQADPAPRSAARSEPTEPKPQSGGKEPPAKAIPLIVAAMRAIDPDGEWYSLGQVGQYITQANPDFDTRTYGSAKLSDLVRKISRFEVKSGAGSQLQMRDVA is encoded by the coding sequence ATGCCCGAACCCCGCGCCCCCCGCCTCGCCGTGCTGATCGACGCCGACAACGTGCCATCGGGCTATGCCGAGGCGATCTTCGAGGAAATCGCCGGTCTGGGCGAAGCATCGGTCCGCCGCATCTATGGCGACTGGTCCGCCCAACGCCTCGGCGGCTGGGCGAAAAAGGTGGCCGCCCTCGGCCTCGTCGCCGACCAGCAGTTCTCCAACACCAAGGGCAAGAACGCCTCGGACATAGGGCTTGTCATCGCGGCGATGGATTTCCTGCACTCGGGCCTGTTCGACGGCTTCGTCCTCGTCTCCTCCGACAGCGATTTCACAAGGCTGGCCGCCCGCATCCGCGAACAGGGGCTCGACGTGTTCGGCATCGGCGAAAAGAAAACGCCCGAAGCCTTTCGGCAGGCCTGCAAACGTTTCATCTACGTCGAAAACCTCGGCTCGCCCGATGAGCCCGAACCGCAGGCCGACCCCGCCCCGCGCAGCGCCGCCCGCAGCGAACCAACCGAACCCAAACCGCAAAGCGGCGGCAAGGAACCTCCGGCCAAGGCGATCCCCCTGATCGTCGCCGCCATGCGCGCCATCGACCCCGATGGCGAATGGTATTCGCTGGGTCAGGTCGGCCAGTATATCACCCAAGCCAATCCCGATTTCGACACCCGCACCTATGGCAGCGCCAAACTCTCCGACCTCGTCCGCAAGATCAGCCGCTTCGAGGTGAAATCCGGCGCTGGCAGCCAGCTGCAAATGCGCGATGTGGCCTGA
- a CDS encoding DUF2382 domain-containing protein → MGERDKDDDAVLPLAEERLVVGTRRVVSGRVRLRVTTETLDEPVTADLRGETVEVTRVPVDREVDAMPVTRVEGDVTIVPVVEEVLVVERRLVLREEIHLRRTATVETFATSVPLRQQRVVIERDGEEPFLLPININQEDESDERL, encoded by the coding sequence ATGGGAGAGCGCGACAAGGACGACGACGCGGTTTTGCCGCTGGCCGAGGAGCGGCTGGTCGTCGGAACGCGGCGGGTCGTTTCAGGTCGGGTGCGGTTGCGGGTGACGACCGAAACACTGGACGAGCCGGTGACGGCCGACCTGCGGGGCGAGACTGTAGAGGTGACGCGGGTTCCGGTGGACCGCGAGGTGGACGCGATGCCCGTGACGCGCGTCGAGGGCGATGTGACCATCGTTCCGGTGGTCGAGGAGGTGCTGGTGGTCGAGCGGCGGCTTGTGCTGCGCGAGGAGATCCATCTGCGCCGCACAGCCACGGTCGAGACGTTTGCGACCAGCGTTCCGCTGCGCCAGCAGCGCGTGGTGATCGAGCGGGACGGCGAGGAGCCGTTCCTTTTGCCAATCAACATCAACCAAGAGGATGAGAGCGATGAGCGACTATGA
- a CDS encoding YsnF/AvaK domain-containing protein: MSDYDDGSVALGSARSTIVTGFFDSRAEAESAAERLRALGLGGQVQVTEGAGGPAMSDIEERDERGFFERLGDFLFPDEDRSTYAEGLSRGGYLVTATGLTSASYDLVMDALEEAGAVDIDERAASWRSEGWSGGAVSSDESRGLSGSAGVGAGTGYASENVGGSSYGAGAVGAGRMGSELAGEGRSGMGSSGSVSGSALGASGLRSSDSDETVPIVEERLRVGKRDTSHGRVRVRSYVVEEPVTETVRLEEERVEVDRHPVDRAVGAGDGDLFRERSIEAEEYREEAVVSKEARVVEEVGLRRTHDSHEETVSDTVRRTEVEIDDGRGGDSLSGGFRSSRPVSEVEAESGMDDDEIDATGLTERDVNRP; encoded by the coding sequence ATGAGCGACTATGATGATGGATCGGTAGCACTCGGTTCGGCCCGCAGCACGATTGTGACGGGCTTTTTCGACAGCCGGGCCGAGGCGGAAAGTGCAGCCGAGCGGCTGCGCGCCCTGGGTCTGGGCGGGCAGGTGCAGGTGACCGAAGGGGCGGGCGGGCCAGCGATGTCGGACATCGAGGAGCGCGATGAACGCGGGTTTTTCGAGCGGCTGGGCGATTTCCTGTTCCCCGACGAGGACCGCAGCACCTATGCCGAAGGGCTGTCGCGCGGGGGCTATCTGGTCACGGCGACGGGGCTGACCTCGGCTTCTTACGACTTGGTGATGGATGCGCTGGAAGAGGCGGGCGCGGTCGATATCGACGAGCGGGCGGCAAGTTGGCGGTCGGAAGGCTGGAGCGGTGGCGCTGTGTCGTCGGATGAGAGCCGCGGGCTTTCGGGTTCGGCGGGAGTAGGGGCCGGAACCGGCTATGCGTCGGAGAATGTCGGCGGGTCGTCCTATGGGGCGGGCGCGGTTGGCGCGGGGCGTATGGGGTCGGAACTGGCGGGCGAGGGGCGGTCCGGTATGGGCAGCAGCGGTTCGGTTTCGGGGTCCGCGCTCGGGGCTTCGGGGTTGCGGTCTTCGGATAGCGACGAGACGGTGCCCATCGTCGAGGAGCGCTTGCGCGTCGGCAAGCGTGATACCAGCCACGGGCGGGTGCGCGTGCGGTCCTATGTGGTGGAAGAGCCGGTGACTGAAACGGTGCGGCTGGAGGAAGAGCGGGTCGAGGTCGACCGCCATCCGGTCGACCGTGCGGTTGGCGCGGGCGATGGCGACCTGTTCCGCGAGCGCAGCATCGAGGCCGAGGAATACCGCGAGGAAGCCGTGGTCTCGAAAGAGGCGCGCGTGGTCGAGGAGGTCGGGCTGCGCCGGACGCATGACAGCCACGAGGAAACCGTTTCCGACACGGTGCGGCGCACCGAGGTGGAAATCGATGACGGGCGCGGCGGCGACAGCCTGTCGGGTGGGTTCCGGTCGAGCCGTCCGGTGAGCGAGGTCGAGGCGGAATCGGGTATGGACGATGACGAGATCGACGCGACGGGTCTGACCGAGAGGGACGTGAACCGTCCCTGA
- a CDS encoding S-(hydroxymethyl)glutathione dehydrogenase/class III alcohol dehydrogenase — protein sequence MRTRAAVAMAPGKPLEVMEVNLADPREGEVLVEIKATGICHTDEFTLSGADPEGLFPAILGHEGAGVVIAVGPGVKSLKVGDHVIPLYTPECRECPSCLSQKTNLCTAIRTTQGQGLMPDGTSRFSMLDGTPIHHYMGCSTFANHTVVPEIALAKVRDDAPFDKICYIGCGVTTGIGAVLNTAKVEIGAKAVVFGLGGIGLNVIQGLKMAGADMIIGVDLNNDKKAWGEKFGMTHFVNPKELAEGTSVVQAIVDLTKTPFDKIGGADYSFDCTGNVKVMRDALECTHRGWGQSIIIGVAPAGAVIETRPFQLVTGRIWKGTAFGGARGRTDVPKIVDWYMDGKIEIDSMITHILPLERINEGFDLMHKGESIRSVVVY from the coding sequence ATGCGTACCCGCGCCGCCGTCGCCATGGCCCCCGGCAAACCCCTCGAAGTGATGGAAGTGAACCTCGCCGACCCGCGTGAGGGCGAGGTTCTGGTGGAAATCAAGGCAACCGGCATCTGCCACACCGACGAATTCACCCTGTCGGGAGCCGACCCCGAAGGCCTGTTCCCCGCGATCCTCGGCCATGAAGGCGCGGGCGTGGTCATCGCCGTCGGTCCGGGCGTCAAATCGCTGAAAGTGGGCGATCACGTCATCCCGCTTTATACCCCCGAATGCCGCGAATGCCCGTCCTGCCTGTCGCAGAAAACCAACCTCTGCACCGCCATCCGCACCACCCAGGGCCAAGGCCTGATGCCCGACGGAACCTCGCGCTTCTCGATGCTCGACGGCACCCCGATCCACCACTACATGGGCTGCTCGACCTTCGCCAACCACACGGTCGTGCCCGAAATCGCGCTGGCCAAGGTGCGTGACGATGCCCCCTTCGACAAGATCTGCTACATCGGCTGCGGTGTGACCACCGGCATCGGCGCAGTGCTGAACACCGCCAAGGTGGAAATCGGCGCGAAAGCGGTCGTGTTCGGCCTCGGCGGCATCGGCCTCAACGTCATCCAGGGCCTGAAAATGGCCGGAGCCGACATGATCATCGGCGTCGACCTCAACAACGACAAAAAGGCATGGGGCGAAAAGTTCGGGATGACCCACTTCGTCAACCCCAAGGAACTGGCCGAAGGCACATCGGTCGTCCAAGCCATCGTCGACCTGACCAAGACCCCCTTCGACAAGATCGGCGGGGCCGACTACTCGTTCGACTGCACCGGCAACGTCAAGGTGATGCGCGACGCGCTCGAATGCACCCACCGTGGCTGGGGCCAGTCGATCATTATCGGCGTCGCCCCCGCAGGCGCGGTGATCGAAACCCGCCCCTTCCAGCTTGTCACCGGCCGCATCTGGAAAGGCACCGCCTTTGGCGGCGCACGCGGCCGCACCGATGTGCCAAAAATCGTTGACTGGTACATGGACGGCAAGATCGAGATCGACAGCATGATCACCCACATCCTGCCCCTTGAACGCATCAACGAAGGCTTCGACCTGATGCACAAGGGCGAGTCGATCCGCTCGGTCGTGGTCTACTGA
- a CDS encoding I78 family peptidase inhibitor, with product MGKMMVAVAVAALLAGCEPMGVPVADAPSPNTCGAYDLQYLVGSPDTVLETIRFNKPLRVIQAGSAVTMDYNADRINIELDRYRMISRVFCG from the coding sequence ATGGGAAAGATGATGGTGGCGGTTGCGGTGGCCGCGCTTTTGGCCGGGTGCGAGCCGATGGGCGTGCCGGTTGCCGATGCGCCAAGCCCGAACACTTGCGGGGCCTATGACCTGCAATATCTGGTCGGATCGCCCGATACGGTGCTCGAGACGATACGGTTCAACAAGCCGCTGCGGGTCATTCAGGCGGGGTCGGCGGTGACGATGGATTACAACGCCGACCGTATCAACATCGAGCTGGACCGCTACCGGATGATTTCGCGGGTGTTCTGCGGGTAA
- a CDS encoding c-type cytochrome, translated as MKFTKTLVITGFAFAATALYAAERTDPNAIARSELMETIGGATKVLGGMAGGKAPYDAAAAEAAKTALAEAAAKITATFETQGGADPADEAKPEIWANWDDFVKKSGALEAAATALDASSLEGVQAGMGAIGGTCKDCHTAYRM; from the coding sequence ATGAAATTCACCAAAACCCTCGTCATCACCGGCTTCGCCTTTGCCGCCACCGCCCTTTACGCAGCCGAACGGACCGACCCCAACGCCATTGCCCGCTCTGAACTGATGGAAACCATCGGCGGCGCGACCAAGGTTCTGGGCGGCATGGCGGGCGGCAAGGCCCCCTATGACGCCGCCGCCGCCGAAGCGGCCAAGACCGCGCTGGCCGAAGCCGCAGCCAAGATCACCGCCACCTTCGAAACCCAAGGCGGCGCCGATCCGGCGGATGAGGCAAAGCCCGAAATCTGGGCCAACTGGGATGATTTCGTCAAGAAATCCGGCGCACTCGAAGCCGCCGCAACCGCGCTCGACGCCTCCTCGCTCGAAGGCGTGCAGGCCGGCATGGGCGCCATCGGCGGCACCTGCAAGGATTGCCACACCGCCTACCGGATGTAA
- a CDS encoding Y-family DNA polymerase, which yields MAKRRILVIWFPRLGVERVLRRRGAALPAPFAVVGDRNGAQVLVSVNPEAGALGLFEGQGLRDARAICPALDTVTQDERAEAAFLTVLRRWLGKYSPWVAEDAPDGVMLDLTGCAHLFGGEAALMEQVADECEAMGLTLRAGLADTPGAAWALARFAGRGGGGGAETRSGDDIAQEAHATRSKAVRRRAGPVAPAGPQGVIAPEGRARQMLGPLPVAALRLGADVVEGLARLGVRRIEDLAVLPRATLPKRFGPMVLRRLDQAFGLEIEPVTPAKAPLHFAARLSFPDPIGLLGDVEAGVDRLLPVLCAKLASRSRGARRVRLQAFRADGDVQVAEVGLARASDRVESIRPLLALKLGDIDAGFGIDMLRIEAVLTEPLMAVQFRARMGEDAAPVPQDTALDEIIGKLGTRLGAEAVTRFHPAESHAPERAFQVLAAAWSQPLGKPWEGCGRPRPLVMLRPEPVAGPEGPVPPKGFRWRRRDWVTRVATGPERIAPEWWLDRPEWRSGPRDYWRMETEDGTRLWLFYAHGGDVSGGGSVRGCLRERFLAKKSRRNLTQIPRSGVEPKSASDFAAISS from the coding sequence ATGGCCAAACGTCGAATCCTTGTGATCTGGTTTCCCCGTCTGGGGGTCGAGCGGGTGCTGCGCCGGCGCGGGGCGGCCCTGCCTGCGCCCTTTGCGGTGGTGGGTGACCGGAACGGGGCGCAGGTGCTGGTGTCGGTCAACCCCGAGGCGGGGGCGCTGGGATTGTTCGAGGGGCAGGGGCTGCGCGATGCGCGGGCGATCTGTCCCGCCTTGGATACGGTGACGCAGGACGAGCGGGCCGAGGCGGCGTTTCTGACGGTGCTGCGGCGCTGGCTGGGGAAATATTCGCCCTGGGTCGCCGAGGATGCGCCGGACGGGGTGATGCTGGACCTGACGGGATGCGCGCATCTGTTTGGCGGGGAAGCGGCGCTGATGGAACAGGTGGCGGACGAGTGCGAGGCGATGGGGCTGACGCTGCGGGCGGGGTTGGCCGATACGCCGGGGGCGGCCTGGGCGCTGGCGCGGTTTGCGGGGCGCGGGGGCGGTGGCGGGGCCGAGACACGGTCGGGTGACGATATCGCGCAAGAGGCCCATGCCACGCGGTCAAAGGCGGTGCGGCGGCGGGCGGGTCCGGTGGCGCCTGCAGGGCCGCAGGGGGTGATCGCACCCGAGGGGCGTGCGCGGCAGATGCTGGGACCGCTGCCGGTGGCGGCGCTGCGGCTTGGGGCGGATGTGGTCGAAGGGCTGGCGCGTCTGGGCGTGCGGCGGATCGAGGATCTGGCGGTGCTGCCCCGCGCCACGCTGCCCAAGCGGTTCGGCCCGATGGTGCTGCGGCGGCTGGATCAGGCCTTCGGGTTGGAGATCGAGCCTGTCACGCCGGCCAAGGCGCCTTTGCATTTCGCGGCGCGCTTGAGCTTTCCTGACCCGATCGGTTTGCTCGGCGATGTCGAGGCGGGGGTGGACCGGTTGCTGCCGGTGCTGTGCGCCAAGCTCGCCTCACGGTCGCGGGGGGCACGGCGGGTGCGGTTGCAGGCGTTCCGCGCCGATGGCGATGTGCAGGTGGCCGAGGTGGGGTTGGCGCGGGCCTCGGACCGGGTGGAAAGCATCAGGCCGCTTCTGGCGCTGAAGCTGGGCGATATCGACGCGGGCTTCGGGATCGACATGCTTCGGATCGAGGCGGTGCTGACCGAGCCGCTGATGGCCGTGCAGTTTCGCGCCCGCATGGGGGAAGATGCCGCCCCCGTGCCGCAGGATACCGCGCTGGACGAGATCATCGGCAAGCTGGGCACGCGGCTGGGGGCCGAGGCGGTGACGCGGTTCCATCCGGCCGAAAGCCATGCGCCCGAGCGGGCGTTTCAGGTGCTGGCTGCGGCATGGTCGCAGCCTTTGGGCAAGCCGTGGGAAGGCTGCGGGCGGCCGCGACCGCTGGTCATGCTGCGCCCCGAGCCGGTGGCGGGGCCGGAAGGGCCGGTGCCGCCGAAAGGTTTTCGCTGGCGCAGGCGCGACTGGGTGACGCGGGTGGCGACTGGGCCGGAGCGGATCGCGCCGGAATGGTGGCTGGACCGGCCCGAGTGGCGGTCAGGCCCGCGCGATTACTGGCGCATGGAGACCGAGGATGGCACGCGGCTGTGGCTGTTCTATGCCCATGGCGGGGATGTGTCGGGGGGTGGTTCTGTCAGGGGGTGTTTGCGTGAGCGATTTCTTGCGAAGAAATCGCGCCGGAATTTGACGCAAATTCCGCGGTCGGGCGTGGAGCCAAAATCTGCGTCAGATTTTGCCGCGATTTCTTCGTGA
- the yaaA gene encoding peroxide stress protein YaaA produces MLTVISPAKRLDETPRPLPAGLDPTTPDFGAEAAKLARIARDLSVADLRALMDISEPLAKLNHDRFRAYKPKPDPATLKPAAFCFDGDTYAGLEAKTLDPDALLWAQDHLRILSGLYGLLRPLDLIQPYRLEMGSKLANPKGPDLYAFWGRKIANALNDAGETAGSEILVNCASNEYFHAVDRKALKLRIITPTFLEVKAGEAKIVSFFAKKARGAMARFISEHRLTDPADLTGFTIGGYGYDADRSAPDAPVFLRQAAAEAA; encoded by the coding sequence ATGCTGACCGTGATATCCCCCGCCAAGCGACTGGACGAAACGCCCCGCCCCCTGCCCGCAGGGCTGGACCCCACCACCCCCGATTTCGGGGCCGAGGCCGCAAAACTCGCCCGCATCGCGCGTGACCTCTCGGTTGCCGACCTGCGCGCGCTGATGGATATCTCGGAACCGCTCGCCAAGCTGAACCACGACCGCTTCCGCGCCTACAAACCCAAGCCCGACCCCGCCACGCTGAAACCCGCCGCCTTCTGCTTTGACGGCGACACCTACGCGGGGCTCGAGGCGAAAACCCTCGACCCCGACGCGCTCTTGTGGGCGCAAGACCACCTCCGCATCCTCTCGGGCCTTTACGGCCTTTTGCGCCCGCTCGACCTGATCCAACCCTACCGGCTGGAGATGGGCAGCAAACTTGCAAACCCCAAAGGCCCCGACCTCTATGCCTTCTGGGGCCGCAAGATCGCCAATGCGCTGAACGACGCAGGCGAAACCGCAGGCAGCGAAATCCTCGTCAACTGCGCCTCGAACGAATATTTCCACGCCGTCGACCGCAAGGCCCTGAAACTCCGCATCATCACCCCCACCTTCCTCGAGGTGAAAGCGGGCGAAGCAAAGATCGTCTCGTTCTTCGCCAAGAAAGCCCGCGGCGCCATGGCCCGTTTCATTTCGGAACACCGCCTGACCGACCCCGCCGACCTGACCGGCTTCACCATCGGCGGCTACGGCTACGATGCTGACCGCTCCGCCCCCGACGCACCCGTCTTCCTGCGCCAAGCGGCTGCCGAAGCCGCCTGA